Proteins from one Primulina huaijiensis isolate GDHJ02 chromosome 18, ASM1229523v2, whole genome shotgun sequence genomic window:
- the LOC140964744 gene encoding uncharacterized protein isoform X10 has translation MAFGKGNLREEEKSRNAAATAASSSVVFTDAVLYATMCIVGMPVDVHARDGSVNSGIFYTACVDRDFATELKNARMIKKGNQEANVVSGSLIDTLTVPSENFALVVAKDIRLPANAVTGSGGGKGLEEANVGYIEYPEREAKVIMPNESGGDKKHKDQTRPVDGPQEIKRDGKNISELQDERISHEPQVSCPSSKFLPHFKMREKLHLGADHSPQSGKISYCTRDWRMGFKWTKLFSAALCFTVLMAHGVSGWTGEIHGRVVCDVCGDSSIGPEDHVLQGAEVAVLCITKSGEVLNYQAFTNVNGIYTVAETMPESERWDACLARPISSFHHHCTHLGDGSTGVKFSYTLPSGYSHTVRPFVYRPTAAPAYCN, from the exons ATGGCTTTCGGAAAGGGCAACTTAAGGGAGGAAGAAAAAAGCCGAAACGCAGCAGCGACGGCGGCGTCTTCATCAGTGGTTTTCACCGATGCTGTGCTATACGCAACGATGTGCATCGTTGGGATGCCTGTTGACGTCCACGCTAGAGATGGCTCGGTTAATTCTGGAATCTTCTACACCGCCTGCGTCGACCGTGACTTTG CtactgaactgaagaatgcgAGAATGATCAAGAAGGGGAATCAAGAAGCAAATGTGGTCAGTGGCAGTTTGATAGACACGCTAACAGTTCCCTCCGAAAATTTTGCCCTAGTTGTTGCTAAG GATATTCGACTCCCTGCTAATGCCGTCACTGGATCTGGAGGGGGAAAGGGCTTGGAGGAAGCTAACGTGGGCTATATAGAATACCCAGAGAGGGAGGCAAAGGTGATTATGCCTAACGAGTCGGGAGGAGATAAGAAACATAAAGACCAAACAAG ACCAGTTGATGGCCCACAAGAAATAAAGAGAGATGGCAAAAACATTTCCGAGCTTCAagatgaaagaatt AGTCATGAACCTCAGGTCTCCTGCCCAAGCAGTAAGTTTCTGCCTCACTTCAAGATGAGGGAAAAGCTTCACCTTGGAGCTGATCACAGTCCACAAAGTGGGAAGATTAGct ACTGCACTCGAGACTGGAGAATGGGATTCAAATGGACAAAGCTATTCTCAGCGGCACTTTGCTTCACAGTTTTGATGGCACATGGAGTTAGCGGGTGGACAGGTGAAATACATGGAAGAGTGGTATGTGATGTGTGTGGTGACTCTTCAATTGGCCCCGAAGACCATGTTTTACAAG GTGCCGAGGTGGCTGTGCTTTGCATAACAAAATCTGGAGAAGTTCTAAACTATCAAGCATTTACAAATGTTAACGGAATATACACCGTGGCAGAGACGATGCCCGAAAGTGAACGTTGGGATGCTTGTCTAGCCAGACCCATTAGCAGTTTTCACCACCATTGCACCCACCTGGGAGATGGTAGCACCGGGGTCAAGTTCAGTTACACTCTTCCATCTGGCTATTCTCATACAGTCAGGCCCTTTGTATACCGTCCCACCGCTGCTCCTGCATACTGCAACTAG
- the LOC140964744 gene encoding uncharacterized protein isoform X12, with translation MAFGKGNLREEEKSRNAAATAASSSVVFTDAVLYATMCIVGMPVDVHARDGSVNSGIFYTACVDRDFATELKNARMIKKGNQEANVVSGSLIDTLTVPSENFALVVAKDIRLPANAVTGSGGGKGLEEANVGYIEYPEREAKVIMPNESGGDKKHKDQTRPVDGPQEIKRDGKNISELQDERISHEPQVSCPSNCTRDWRMGFKWTKLFSAALCFTVLMAHGVSGWTGEIHGRVVCDVCGDSSIGPEDHVLQGAEVAVLCITKSGEVLNYQAFTNVNGIYTVAETMPESERWDACLARPISSFHHHCTHLGDGSTGVKFSYTLPSGYSHTVRPFVYRPTAAPAYCN, from the exons ATGGCTTTCGGAAAGGGCAACTTAAGGGAGGAAGAAAAAAGCCGAAACGCAGCAGCGACGGCGGCGTCTTCATCAGTGGTTTTCACCGATGCTGTGCTATACGCAACGATGTGCATCGTTGGGATGCCTGTTGACGTCCACGCTAGAGATGGCTCGGTTAATTCTGGAATCTTCTACACCGCCTGCGTCGACCGTGACTTTG CtactgaactgaagaatgcgAGAATGATCAAGAAGGGGAATCAAGAAGCAAATGTGGTCAGTGGCAGTTTGATAGACACGCTAACAGTTCCCTCCGAAAATTTTGCCCTAGTTGTTGCTAAG GATATTCGACTCCCTGCTAATGCCGTCACTGGATCTGGAGGGGGAAAGGGCTTGGAGGAAGCTAACGTGGGCTATATAGAATACCCAGAGAGGGAGGCAAAGGTGATTATGCCTAACGAGTCGGGAGGAGATAAGAAACATAAAGACCAAACAAG ACCAGTTGATGGCCCACAAGAAATAAAGAGAGATGGCAAAAACATTTCCGAGCTTCAagatgaaagaatt AGTCATGAACCTCAGGTCTCCTGCCCAAGCA ACTGCACTCGAGACTGGAGAATGGGATTCAAATGGACAAAGCTATTCTCAGCGGCACTTTGCTTCACAGTTTTGATGGCACATGGAGTTAGCGGGTGGACAGGTGAAATACATGGAAGAGTGGTATGTGATGTGTGTGGTGACTCTTCAATTGGCCCCGAAGACCATGTTTTACAAG GTGCCGAGGTGGCTGTGCTTTGCATAACAAAATCTGGAGAAGTTCTAAACTATCAAGCATTTACAAATGTTAACGGAATATACACCGTGGCAGAGACGATGCCCGAAAGTGAACGTTGGGATGCTTGTCTAGCCAGACCCATTAGCAGTTTTCACCACCATTGCACCCACCTGGGAGATGGTAGCACCGGGGTCAAGTTCAGTTACACTCTTCCATCTGGCTATTCTCATACAGTCAGGCCCTTTGTATACCGTCCCACCGCTGCTCCTGCATACTGCAACTAG
- the LOC140964744 gene encoding probable folate-biopterin transporter 4 isoform X9, giving the protein MLYWLKQLRIAFGASFLWLVCLIYFTQGFRSFVWTAVSYQLKDKLKLSPSASQFVTSIAFFPWSIKPLYGILSDCIPIRGRKRIPYLKIASLLSLFPWLILSVSESLRSDRVPLMILLTVQNLGSAMADVVIDAMIAEAVRLERASFAGDLQSLSWMTMALGGICGSLLGGYALTNLQTYNIFLLFSALPAIQLFSSGLVEEKSVGNKEYPEYSTLDKGTNSMNGRSFLEKPRNNVSRRKRNKKSAKRGLDTSENSQIPEIDGSLAMKWFHSLKMASITLLRAFQQPIIFRPMIWFFLANVAVPNLSTIMFYYQTETLKLEASFLGTVRVVGWFGLMLGTFIYSRYLKKMKLRSILLYAHIGLSLLTLLDGVLVSRSNLSLGISDKYMVLFGSALSDGVNQFKFMPFLILSGQLCPPGIEGTLYALFMSINNLGSTVGSFVGAGLASILNISSGSFDNLFLGIIIQFLCTYIPVAFLFLIPKEVTGISA; this is encoded by the exons ATGCTGTATTGGTTGAAGCAATTGCGAATCGCATTTGGGGCCTCGTTTCTGTGGCTGGTTTGCTTGATTTACTTCACCcag GGTTTCAGGTCATTTGTATGGACCGCCGTGTCATACCAGCTAAAAGACAAGCTGAAGCTATCGCCCTCAGCATCCCAGTTTGTGACTTCAATAGCTTTTTTCCCTTGGAGCATCAAACCATTATATGG TATACTGTCTGACTGCATACCAATTCGAGGAAGAAAAAGGATCCCTTACTTGAAAATTGCATCATTGCTTTCTCTTTTTCCATGGCTAATTTTAAGCGTCAGTGAATCCTTAAGGAGTGATAGAGTGCCACTCATGATTCTTTTAACAGTGCAAAATCTGGGGTCTGCAATGGCTGACGTCGTGATTGATGCTATGATTGCTGAGGCCGTAAGACTTGAGCG GGCATCTTTCGCTGGTGATCTTCAATCCTTATCCTGGATGACAATGGCTTTGGGAGGAATCTGCGGGAGTCTACTCGGGGGATATGCACTCACTAATTTACAAACATATAATATCTTTTTACTTTTTTCAGCATTACCAGCCATACAGCTATTTTCGAGCGGATTAGTTGAGGAAAAATCAGTGGGAAATAAAGAATATCCTGAATACTCTACTTTGGACAAAGGCACCAACTCAATGAATGGCAGAAGCTTTCTGGAGAAACCTAGAAACAATGTTTCCAGACggaaaagaaacaagaaaagtGCCAAAAGAGGACTGGATACATCAGAGAATTCTCAAATTCCTGAAATTGATGGATCTTTGGCAATGAAATGGTTTCATTCTTTGAAAATGGCCAGTATTACATTGTTAAGGGCATTTCAACAGCCAATTATTTTCAG ACCGATGATATGGTTTTTCTTAGCAAATGTGGCAGTCCCAAACCTTTCAACAATTATGTTCTATTACCAGACAGAAACTCTGAAATTGGAAGCATCCTTCTTGGGCACAGTCCGTGTAGTTGGGTGGTTTGGCCTCATGCTTGGAACCTTTATATATAGCCGGTACTTGAAGAAGATGAAATTACGTAGCATTCTATT GTATGCTCATATTGGCTTATCGCTATTGACTCTTCTGGATGGAGTGCTGGTATCTAGATCTAATCTTTCACTAGGCATATCTGACAAGTATATGGTGCTTTTTGGGTCAGCTCTTTCAGACGGTGTCAACCAATTTAA GTTCATGCCATTCTTGATCTTGTCTGGACAACTTTGCCCGCCTGGTATAGAAGGAACTTTGTATGCACTTTTTATGTCTATAAACAACTTGGGTTCAACGGTGGGCTCCTTTGTCGGTGCTGGTTTGGCTTCCATCCTCAACATCTCTTCAGGATCTTTCGACAACCTTTTCTTGGGCATTATCATCCAGTTTCTCTGCACTTACATCCCGGTGGCTTTCTTATTTTTGATACCAAAAGAAGTCACGGGGATATCAGCGTAG
- the LOC140965204 gene encoding fatty acid desaturase 4, chloroplastic-like, with amino-acid sequence MSESTLDHELNSGNYNDETWHVSTWIHRALLATGCTTLLISLAKSLLITSSSGTWILTLSAAILGYILADLATGIYHWAIDNYGSEKTLVFGSQIESFQSHHQQPWSIAKRQLANNLHIPAAWVTAAVLPVNIMSHDPVLLGFVVVFAGGIMFSQLFHAWAHTPKGKLPPLVVALQDMGVIVGRAQHAGHHRPPYNCNYCILSGAWNRFLDKYKFFVGLEMVLHTVLGVKPRSWSGSNADGTRF; translated from the coding sequence atgtctgaaTCAACCCTTGATCATGAGCTCAATAGTGGTAATTATAATGATGAAACTTGGCATGTTTCCACCTGGATTCATCGTGCATTGCTGGCGACGGGCTGCACCACCCTTCTCATTTCTTTAGCCAAGTCGCTTCTAATAACTTCCAGTTCAGGTACATGGATCTTGACCCTTTCTGCAGCAATTCTTGGCTACATACTTGCGGACCTAGCCACTGGAATCTACCATTGGGCAATCGACAACTATGGCAGCGAGAAAACCCTGGTTTTCGGGTCCCAAATCGAGTCTTTTCAAAGCCACCACCAGCAGCCTTGGTCCATCGCCAAGCGCCAGCTGGCTAACAACCTTCACATCCCGGCGGCGTGGGTGACGGCAGCCGTTTTACCTGTGAATATCATGTCACACGACCCGGTCCTGTTAGGGTTCGTCGTCGTGTTTGCAGGTGGGATCATGTTCAGCCAGCTGTTTCATGCATGGGCGCATACTCCGAAAGGGAAGCTTCCGCCGCTGGTGGTGGCGCTTCAGGATATGGGGGTCATTGTGGGGCGGGCCCAACACGCAGGTCACCACAGGCCGCCGTATAACTGCAATTACTGCATCCTGAGCGGGGCGTGGAATCGGTTTCTAGATAAATATAAGTTCTTCGTGGGACTAGAGATGGTGCTGCACACTGTTCTTGGGGTTAAGCCGCGGTCGTGGAGCGGTTCTAACGCCGACGGAACTCGATTTTAG
- the LOC140964744 gene encoding uncharacterized protein isoform X11, which yields MAFGKGNLREEEKSRNAAATAASSSVVFTDAVLYATMCIVGMPVDVHARDGSVNSGIFYTACVDRDFATELKNARMIKKGNQEANVVSGSLIDTLTVPSENFALVVAKDIRLPANAVTGSGGGKGLEEANVGYIEYPEREAKVIMPNESGGDKKHKDQTRPVDGPQEIKRDGKNISELQDERISHEPQVSCPSSKFLPHFKMREKLHLGADHSPQNCTRDWRMGFKWTKLFSAALCFTVLMAHGVSGWTGEIHGRVVCDVCGDSSIGPEDHVLQGAEVAVLCITKSGEVLNYQAFTNVNGIYTVAETMPESERWDACLARPISSFHHHCTHLGDGSTGVKFSYTLPSGYSHTVRPFVYRPTAAPAYCN from the exons ATGGCTTTCGGAAAGGGCAACTTAAGGGAGGAAGAAAAAAGCCGAAACGCAGCAGCGACGGCGGCGTCTTCATCAGTGGTTTTCACCGATGCTGTGCTATACGCAACGATGTGCATCGTTGGGATGCCTGTTGACGTCCACGCTAGAGATGGCTCGGTTAATTCTGGAATCTTCTACACCGCCTGCGTCGACCGTGACTTTG CtactgaactgaagaatgcgAGAATGATCAAGAAGGGGAATCAAGAAGCAAATGTGGTCAGTGGCAGTTTGATAGACACGCTAACAGTTCCCTCCGAAAATTTTGCCCTAGTTGTTGCTAAG GATATTCGACTCCCTGCTAATGCCGTCACTGGATCTGGAGGGGGAAAGGGCTTGGAGGAAGCTAACGTGGGCTATATAGAATACCCAGAGAGGGAGGCAAAGGTGATTATGCCTAACGAGTCGGGAGGAGATAAGAAACATAAAGACCAAACAAG ACCAGTTGATGGCCCACAAGAAATAAAGAGAGATGGCAAAAACATTTCCGAGCTTCAagatgaaagaatt AGTCATGAACCTCAGGTCTCCTGCCCAAGCAGTAAGTTTCTGCCTCACTTCAAGATGAGGGAAAAGCTTCACCTTGGAGCTGATCACAGTCCACAAA ACTGCACTCGAGACTGGAGAATGGGATTCAAATGGACAAAGCTATTCTCAGCGGCACTTTGCTTCACAGTTTTGATGGCACATGGAGTTAGCGGGTGGACAGGTGAAATACATGGAAGAGTGGTATGTGATGTGTGTGGTGACTCTTCAATTGGCCCCGAAGACCATGTTTTACAAG GTGCCGAGGTGGCTGTGCTTTGCATAACAAAATCTGGAGAAGTTCTAAACTATCAAGCATTTACAAATGTTAACGGAATATACACCGTGGCAGAGACGATGCCCGAAAGTGAACGTTGGGATGCTTGTCTAGCCAGACCCATTAGCAGTTTTCACCACCATTGCACCCACCTGGGAGATGGTAGCACCGGGGTCAAGTTCAGTTACACTCTTCCATCTGGCTATTCTCATACAGTCAGGCCCTTTGTATACCGTCCCACCGCTGCTCCTGCATACTGCAACTAG